Proteins co-encoded in one Synechococcus elongatus PCC 6301 genomic window:
- the rpsT gene encoding 30S ribosomal protein S20 produces the protein MANIKSAIKRVQIAERNRLRNKAYKSAVKTLVKHCFTAFDAYAADPNETARQAVNERLSAAYSKIDKAVKRGVLHANTGARKKARLAKAFHLKVDPQA, from the coding sequence GTGGCTAATATCAAGTCTGCCATCAAACGTGTCCAGATCGCGGAGCGCAACCGCCTCCGCAACAAGGCCTACAAGTCAGCAGTTAAAACGCTGGTCAAACACTGCTTTACGGCCTTCGACGCCTATGCGGCAGACCCCAACGAAACGGCCCGCCAAGCAGTGAACGAACGCCTCTCGGCGGCCTACAGCAAAATCGACAAAGCAGTGAAGCGCGGCGTCTTGCATGCCAATACCGGTGCGCGTAAAAAAGCTCGCCTTGCTAAAGCCTTCCACCTGAAGGTTGACCCCCAGGCCTAG
- a CDS encoding TatD family hydrolase, whose amino-acid sequence MQLVDTHVHLNFDCFAAELDAVADQWRQAGVARLVHSCVTPAEFPELQAIADRFPEVSLAVGLHPLDVELWQDGTATEIEALARSDQRVVAIGETGLDFFKSEDHVRQYAAVEAQLAIARSLDLPVILHCREAAAAMAAVLRSQQSQPGTLRGVMHCWGGTPEETRWFLDLGFYVSFSGTLTFGKAETIRDSARLVPSDRLLIETDCPSLAPVPKRGKRNEPAFVQHVAARMSEVRSEPLEAIAATTTRNAFDLFRLPTALPQVA is encoded by the coding sequence ATGCAGCTCGTCGATACTCACGTTCACCTCAATTTCGACTGCTTCGCGGCAGAACTCGATGCCGTAGCAGACCAATGGCGCCAAGCGGGTGTAGCTCGCTTGGTGCATTCCTGTGTCACGCCGGCGGAATTTCCGGAACTCCAAGCCATCGCCGATCGCTTCCCGGAAGTGTCGTTGGCGGTGGGCCTGCATCCCCTTGATGTAGAGCTTTGGCAGGATGGCACGGCAACTGAAATTGAAGCGTTAGCGCGGTCTGATCAACGAGTCGTGGCGATCGGCGAAACGGGTTTGGACTTTTTCAAGTCCGAAGACCATGTGCGTCAATACGCCGCTGTAGAAGCCCAGTTGGCGATCGCGCGATCGCTGGATCTGCCGGTAATTTTGCATTGCCGAGAGGCGGCTGCCGCCATGGCGGCTGTTTTGCGATCGCAGCAGTCTCAGCCCGGTACCCTGCGAGGGGTGATGCATTGCTGGGGCGGCACGCCGGAGGAAACCCGCTGGTTTCTCGATCTTGGCTTCTACGTCAGCTTCAGTGGCACCCTCACCTTTGGCAAAGCAGAGACAATTCGCGACTCTGCCCGCCTTGTCCCCAGCGATCGCCTACTGATTGAAACGGATTGCCCGTCTCTTGCGCCGGTTCCCAAACGGGGCAAGCGCAACGAACCCGCTTTCGTCCAGCATGTGGCGGCTCGTATGTCTGAAGTTCGCTCTGAACCCCTTGAGGCGATCGCGGCAACCACCACCCGCAACGCCTTCGACCTGTTCCGTTTACCGACCGCTCTACCGCAAGTTGCTTAA